From Halococcus hamelinensis 100A6, one genomic window encodes:
- the ndk gene encoding nucleoside-diphosphate kinase has protein sequence MSHHDERTFVMAKPDAVQRGVVGEIVSRLEGKGLKMVAGKFVQIDEELAHEHYGEHEDKPFFDGLVEFITSGPVFAMVWEGADATRQVRRMMGATDAQEAQPGTIRGDLGNDLGHNLIHGSDHEDEGANEREIDLFFDEDELVDWEQGTATWVYEDADDH, from the coding sequence GTGAGCCACCACGACGAGCGGACGTTCGTGATGGCCAAACCCGACGCCGTCCAGCGCGGCGTCGTCGGCGAGATCGTCTCGCGGCTCGAAGGCAAGGGCCTCAAGATGGTCGCCGGGAAGTTCGTGCAGATCGACGAGGAGCTCGCCCACGAACACTACGGCGAGCACGAGGACAAGCCGTTCTTCGACGGCCTCGTCGAGTTCATCACGAGCGGGCCCGTCTTCGCGATGGTCTGGGAGGGCGCGGACGCCACCCGGCAGGTCCGGCGGATGATGGGCGCGACGGACGCCCAGGAGGCCCAGCCGGGCACGATCCGCGGCGACCTCGGCAACGACCTCGGCCACAACCTCATCCACGGGTCTGACCACGAGGACGAGGGCGCGAACGAGCGCGAGATCGACCTGTTCTTCGACGAGGACGAACTCGTCGACTGGGAGCAGGGCACCGCGACCTGGGTCTACGAAGACGCCGACGACCACTGA
- a CDS encoding 50S ribosomal protein L24e, which yields MVETRSCDYCGSDIEPGTGTMYVHVDGRVVHFCSSKCENNAELGRASRDLEWTAEGQRIGANQAGTPEAAEQVAAEPTTEGDETVADEIDTVEGESDAEAVAAAAVDTESDDVPTDDPDEVVDAGAETDELDEVEGRRAGGSDPDIEEDQDVPEESDAEVNVGEETEREVDDDAEFTEEDVERTSDETVSQDEADETVVDEDREEADDEDDQ from the coding sequence ATGGTCGAGACGCGTTCGTGCGATTACTGCGGGTCGGACATCGAGCCCGGCACCGGCACGATGTACGTCCACGTCGACGGTCGCGTCGTCCACTTCTGTTCGTCGAAGTGCGAGAACAACGCCGAACTCGGTCGGGCCTCGCGCGACCTCGAGTGGACCGCCGAGGGACAGCGTATCGGGGCCAACCAGGCGGGCACCCCCGAGGCGGCCGAGCAGGTCGCGGCGGAGCCGACGACCGAGGGCGACGAGACCGTCGCGGACGAGATCGACACCGTCGAGGGCGAGTCCGACGCCGAGGCGGTCGCGGCGGCGGCGGTCGACACGGAGTCGGACGACGTGCCGACCGACGACCCCGACGAGGTCGTCGACGCCGGGGCCGAAACCGACGAACTCGACGAGGTCGAGGGTCGACGCGCCGGCGGCAGCGACCCCGACATCGAGGAGGACCAGGACGTCCCCGAGGAGAGCGACGCCGAGGTGAACGTCGGCGAGGAGACCGAGCGTGAGGTCGACGACGATGCCGAGTTCACCGAGGAGGACGTCGAACGCACCAGCGACGAGACCGTCTCCCAGGACGAGGCCGACGAAACGGTCGTCGACGAGGACCGCGAGGAAGCGGACGACGAGGACGACCAGTGA
- a CDS encoding 30S ribosomal protein S28e, translating into MSSEGTDSTPAEVIEVVGKTGMHGEAMQVNCRIQAGENRGRIITRNCIGPVREGDIIQLKETAREADAIGGR; encoded by the coding sequence ATGAGCTCCGAAGGAACTGACTCCACGCCCGCCGAGGTCATCGAGGTCGTCGGTAAGACCGGGATGCACGGCGAGGCGATGCAGGTCAACTGTCGGATCCAGGCGGGCGAGAATCGCGGTCGGATCATCACGCGCAACTGTATCGGCCCGGTCCGCGAGGGCGACATCATCCAGCTCAAGGAGACCGCTCGCGAGGCCGACGCCATCGGGGGTCGCTGA
- the rpl7ae gene encoding 50S ribosomal protein L7Ae: MSVYVTYDVPADLEDDAIEALEVARDTGTVKKGTNETTKAIERGNASLVYIAEDVSPEEIVMHLPELADEKEIPFVFVETQDDVGHAAGLEVGSAAAAIVDAGDAESDVEEITGKVEDLR; this comes from the coding sequence ATGTCAGTTTACGTTACCTACGACGTTCCGGCGGACCTCGAGGACGACGCCATCGAGGCGCTCGAGGTCGCTCGGGACACCGGCACCGTGAAGAAGGGCACGAACGAGACCACCAAGGCCATCGAGCGCGGCAACGCCTCGCTGGTCTACATCGCCGAGGACGTGAGCCCCGAGGAGATCGTGATGCATCTCCCCGAGCTCGCCGACGAGAAGGAGATCCCGTTCGTGTTCGTCGAGACCCAGGACGACGTCGGCCACGCGGCCGGCCTCGAAGTCGGCAGCGCCGCGGCGGCCATCGTGGACGCCGGCGATGCCGAGTCCGACGTCGAGGAGATCACCGGCAAGGTCGAGGACCTCCGATAG
- a CDS encoding carbohydrate kinase family protein, which yields MSTPDVLVAGETLIDFIPDQPGPLSTVESFSRRAGGAPANVAVGLARLDRSPWFLTNVAEDAFGEFLVDGLRGHGIPQRFVTRDPDHQTTLAFVAHDATADREFSFYRTETADQYIDPGVVDDDALDSTSWVALGGVALANEPARSRLFEFVERARDHGCAVVFDPNTRPELWADEATFETVLERMLSLTDVLKTSADDLLGTRFADGGSVDTDSLFEVGPHTVFATRGSAGARAVSSHDAPWGAVDETHPGYAVGAVDTTGAGDAFLAGVLAGLVDDEPLDEVLGFANAVAALTTTDAGASTALPDRAAVAEFRVENE from the coding sequence ATGTCCACACCCGACGTTCTCGTCGCCGGGGAGACGCTGATCGACTTCATCCCGGATCAGCCCGGACCGCTCTCGACCGTCGAATCCTTCTCGCGGCGAGCGGGTGGCGCGCCCGCGAACGTCGCGGTCGGCCTCGCACGGCTCGACCGCTCGCCGTGGTTTCTCACCAACGTCGCCGAGGACGCGTTCGGCGAGTTCCTCGTCGATGGCCTCCGGGGTCACGGGATCCCCCAACGGTTCGTCACCCGCGACCCGGACCACCAGACGACGCTCGCGTTCGTCGCCCACGACGCGACCGCCGACCGTGAGTTCTCCTTCTATCGGACCGAGACCGCCGACCAGTACATCGACCCCGGCGTCGTGGACGACGACGCCCTCGATTCGACCTCCTGGGTCGCCCTCGGCGGGGTCGCGCTCGCGAACGAACCTGCACGGTCGCGCCTCTTCGAGTTCGTCGAGCGCGCGCGGGACCACGGCTGTGCCGTCGTCTTCGACCCCAACACCCGGCCCGAACTCTGGGCCGACGAAGCGACCTTCGAGACCGTGCTCGAACGGATGCTCTCGCTGACCGACGTCCTCAAGACCTCGGCCGACGACCTCCTCGGAACCCGGTTCGCCGACGGGGGATCGGTAGATACGGACTCGCTGTTCGAGGTCGGCCCGCACACCGTCTTCGCGACCCGTGGGTCCGCCGGCGCGCGCGCCGTTTCGAGCCACGACGCACCCTGGGGAGCCGTCGACGAGACCCACCCCGGCTACGCGGTCGGCGCTGTCGACACCACGGGCGCGGGCGATGCCTTCCTCGCGGGCGTGCTCGCCGGTCTGGTCGACGACGAGCCGCTCGACGAGGTGCTCGGGTTCGCCAACGCGGTCGCGGCGCTCACGACCACCGACGCCGGCGCGAGCACCGCGCTCCCCGACCGCGCCGCCGTCGCCGAGTTCCGTGTCGAAAACGAGTAG
- a CDS encoding sugar kinase, whose translation MSSRVVTLGETMVLVYPSTTGPMKHAHEFEKSLAGAETNVAIGLARLGHDVGWYSKLGTDPHGEYLEFFVRGEGVDTTTVEFTDEAPTGIMFKERREFGEPAVHYYRHGSAASLMSPDDLPVDYLTNAEYLHLTGITPALSESCRDATLLAAERATEAGMTVSFDPNVRRKLWESDERMRETMLDLVSLSDIVLPGIEEGAALFGTDDPEAIAAACLDHGAGTAVVKLGAAGAVVADGSTTERVSGYDVERVVDPVGAGDGFAAGFLASRIEGQGPVEATETANAVGAFATTVAGDTEGLPTRKELDVFVGERDAVRR comes from the coding sequence ATGTCATCCCGCGTGGTCACCCTCGGCGAGACGATGGTGCTCGTCTACCCGTCGACGACGGGCCCGATGAAACACGCCCACGAGTTCGAAAAGAGCCTCGCCGGTGCCGAGACCAACGTCGCCATCGGTCTCGCGCGGCTCGGCCACGACGTCGGCTGGTACTCGAAACTCGGTACCGACCCGCACGGCGAGTACCTCGAGTTCTTCGTCCGTGGCGAGGGCGTCGACACTACGACGGTGGAGTTCACCGACGAGGCACCGACGGGCATCATGTTCAAGGAGCGCCGTGAGTTCGGCGAACCCGCCGTCCACTACTACCGACACGGCTCCGCGGCGTCGCTGATGAGCCCCGACGACCTCCCCGTGGACTACCTGACGAACGCCGAGTACCTCCACCTCACCGGGATCACGCCCGCCCTCAGCGAGTCGTGTCGTGACGCCACGCTCCTGGCGGCCGAACGCGCCACCGAGGCGGGGATGACGGTCTCGTTCGACCCGAACGTTCGCCGGAAGCTCTGGGAGTCCGACGAACGGATGCGCGAGACCATGCTCGACCTCGTCTCGCTGTCGGACATCGTCCTCCCGGGTATCGAGGAGGGGGCCGCGCTGTTCGGAACGGACGACCCCGAGGCGATCGCGGCGGCGTGTCTCGACCACGGCGCGGGGACCGCGGTCGTCAAACTCGGCGCGGCCGGCGCGGTCGTCGCCGATGGCTCGACGACCGAACGGGTGTCGGGTTACGACGTCGAGCGCGTTGTCGACCCCGTCGGCGCGGGCGACGGCTTCGCCGCCGGCTTCCTCGCGAGTCGGATCGAAGGCCAAGGTCCGGTCGAAGCCACCGAGACGGCGAACGCGGTCGGCGCGTTCGCGACGACCGTCGCGGGCGACACCGAGGGCCTCCCGACGAGAAAGGAACTCGACGTCTTCGTCGGCGAGCGCGACGCGGTCCGCCGGTGA